One stretch of Lysobacter sp. KIS68-7 DNA includes these proteins:
- a CDS encoding 2-hydroxychromene-2-carboxylate isomerase yields the protein MALTVSDALRWYFDFLSPFSYLHWQKVKVLRASHVVEPVPVVFGAVLSACGQKGPAEIPGKREFTYRHVLWQARAEGVPLTFPPSHPFNPLGALRACIAAGSTADAVDAIFDWIWRDGRAVDTEADLQPLLDRLGVSRASVDAPDTKAALRANTDAAIAAGVFGVPTLQIGQALFWGNDAHAFALAALHDPALLADADMQQISTLPVGISRKA from the coding sequence GTGGCACTGACCGTGAGCGACGCGCTGCGCTGGTATTTCGATTTCCTCTCGCCCTTCTCCTACCTGCACTGGCAGAAGGTGAAGGTGCTGCGCGCCTCGCATGTCGTGGAGCCCGTGCCGGTCGTCTTCGGCGCGGTGCTCTCCGCCTGCGGGCAGAAGGGGCCGGCTGAAATCCCGGGCAAGCGCGAGTTCACCTATCGCCACGTGCTGTGGCAGGCGCGCGCGGAAGGCGTGCCGCTGACCTTCCCGCCGTCCCATCCGTTCAATCCGCTCGGCGCGCTGCGCGCGTGCATCGCTGCGGGGAGCACGGCCGATGCGGTGGATGCGATCTTCGACTGGATCTGGCGCGACGGCCGCGCCGTCGACACGGAGGCAGACCTGCAACCTTTGCTCGACCGCCTGGGTGTGTCGCGGGCGTCCGTCGACGCACCGGACACCAAGGCCGCGCTGCGCGCCAACACCGACGCCGCCATTGCCGCGGGCGTGTTCGGCGTTCCGACCTTGCAGATCGGCCAGGCGCTGTTCTGGGGCAACGACGCCCATGCCTTCGCGCTTGCTGCACTGCACGATCCGGCGTTGCTGGCCGATGCGGACATGCAGCAGATCTCCACGTTGCCGGTCGGTATTTCCCGCAAGGCCTGA
- the fghA gene encoding S-formylglutathione hydrolase — translation MRRIESHASFGGTQEVWAHEATSTSCEMRFGVYLPPQAQRGRCPVLYFLSGLTCTEQNFITKGGAQRYAAEHGLILVAPDTSPRGEGVPDAEGDDIGTSAGFYVDATQAPWSAQYRMHAYVTQELPPLIEGTFPASDVRGITGHSMGGHGALICALRHPGMYRSVSALAPICSASRGWGRKAFAAYFGDDPDTWRQWDACDLLRKSTQRLQLRVDQGDADPFLQDRLQPDLLRAACAEGGHALDLRMRPGYGHGFYFVASFVGEHIAHHATALKSV, via the coding sequence ATGCGCAGGATCGAATCGCACGCCAGTTTCGGCGGCACGCAGGAGGTGTGGGCGCACGAGGCGACGTCGACCTCGTGCGAGATGCGCTTCGGCGTGTACCTGCCCCCGCAGGCGCAACGCGGGCGCTGCCCCGTGCTGTATTTCCTGTCGGGGCTCACCTGCACCGAACAGAACTTCATCACCAAGGGCGGCGCGCAGCGTTACGCGGCGGAGCATGGGCTGATCCTCGTCGCGCCGGACACGAGCCCGCGCGGCGAAGGTGTGCCGGATGCGGAAGGCGACGACATCGGTACGAGCGCGGGCTTCTACGTCGATGCGACGCAGGCTCCGTGGTCGGCGCAGTACCGTATGCACGCGTATGTGACGCAGGAACTGCCGCCATTGATCGAAGGCACGTTCCCCGCGAGCGACGTGCGCGGCATCACCGGCCATTCGATGGGCGGGCATGGCGCGTTGATCTGCGCGCTACGCCATCCCGGGATGTATCGCAGCGTGTCCGCGCTCGCGCCGATCTGTTCGGCCTCGCGCGGCTGGGGCCGCAAGGCTTTCGCGGCCTACTTCGGCGACGACCCCGACACCTGGCGCCAGTGGGATGCCTGCGACCTGTTGCGCAAGTCCACGCAACGCCTGCAACTGCGCGTGGACCAGGGCGACGCAGACCCGTTCCTGCAGGACCGGCTGCAACCGGACCTGCTGCGCGCCGCGTGCGCCGAAGGCGGCCATGCGCTGGACCTGCGCATGCGGCCCGGCTACGGCCACGGCTTCTACTTCGTCGCTTCGTTCGTGGGCGAGCACATCGCGCATCACGCCACGGCCCTGAAGTCCGTGTAA
- a CDS encoding S-(hydroxymethyl)glutathione dehydrogenase/class III alcohol dehydrogenase, translating to MKSRAAVAFAPGQPLRIVEIDVAPPRAGEVLVRITHTGVCHTDAFTLSGDDPEGLFPAVLGHEGGGIVVEVGEGVTSVQPGDHVIPLYTAECGVCKFCRSGKTNLCQAVRATQGKGVMPDGTSRFSFEGQPLYHYMGTSTFSEYTVCAEVSLAKIDPQAPLEKVCLLGCGVTTGIGAVHNTAKVKPGDSVAVFGLGGIGLAVVQGAQQARAGRIIAVDTNPSKFPLAKDMGATDFVNPKDHAKPIQEVIVEMTDGGVDFSFECIGSVDVMRSALECCHKGWGESVIIGVAGAGQEIRTRPFQLVTGRVWRGTAFGGVKGRTQLPGMVQEAMRGEIRLDPFITHTLPLDRINEAFDLMHEGKSIRTVIHF from the coding sequence ATGAAATCGCGCGCCGCCGTCGCTTTTGCCCCGGGACAGCCGCTCAGGATCGTGGAGATCGACGTCGCACCGCCGCGCGCCGGCGAAGTGCTCGTGCGCATCACGCACACCGGCGTGTGCCACACCGATGCGTTCACGCTCAGCGGAGACGATCCCGAAGGTTTGTTCCCCGCCGTGCTCGGCCATGAAGGCGGCGGCATCGTGGTGGAAGTGGGCGAGGGCGTCACCAGCGTGCAGCCGGGCGACCACGTGATTCCGCTCTACACGGCCGAATGCGGCGTGTGCAAGTTCTGCCGTTCCGGCAAGACCAACCTGTGCCAGGCCGTGCGCGCCACGCAGGGCAAGGGCGTGATGCCGGATGGCACCTCGCGCTTTTCGTTCGAAGGCCAGCCGCTGTACCACTACATGGGCACGAGCACCTTCAGCGAATACACCGTGTGCGCGGAGGTCTCGCTGGCGAAGATCGATCCGCAGGCGCCGCTGGAGAAAGTGTGTTTGCTCGGTTGCGGCGTCACCACCGGGATAGGGGCCGTGCACAACACGGCGAAGGTGAAGCCGGGCGACAGCGTCGCGGTGTTCGGCCTGGGCGGCATCGGGCTCGCGGTGGTGCAGGGGGCGCAGCAGGCGCGCGCTGGCCGCATCATCGCCGTCGACACCAATCCTTCGAAATTCCCGCTCGCCAAGGACATGGGCGCGACCGACTTCGTCAATCCGAAGGACCACGCGAAGCCGATCCAGGAGGTCATCGTCGAGATGACCGACGGTGGCGTGGACTTCAGCTTCGAATGCATCGGCAGCGTCGACGTGATGCGTTCCGCGCTGGAGTGCTGCCACAAGGGCTGGGGCGAGAGCGTCATCATCGGCGTGGCGGGCGCGGGGCAGGAAATTCGCACGCGACCCTTCCAACTGGTGACGGGCCGCGTGTGGCGCGGCACGGCCTTCGGTGGCGTCAAAGGCCGCACGCAGTTGCCCGGCATGGTGCAGGAGGCGATGCGCGGCGAGATCCGGCTCGATCCTTTCATCACGCATACCTTGCCGCTCGATCGCATCAACGAAGCCTTCGACCTCATGCACGAGGGCAAGTCCATCCGCACGGTCATTCATTTCTGA
- a CDS encoding LuxR C-terminal-related transcriptional regulator, whose protein sequence is MAAMPVLVIGLDAAWRARMQRLLAMRGELDWLGAFAPAEKRVERPGTPALLLLDGDDPGVERERRKPQLPAPRRLYFYRHPNVAALQHCVESQGHACLDKHDSPDTVMRAIRAAESGLFVVAPDLLLDALHEGTDVPAPSPLPEPPLHGATDHHGNWSALTERQREIVRWAARGMSNKQIARQLGISPETVKTHLHHVFEREGVHGRMALLAAHLGDTKAQ, encoded by the coding sequence ATGGCTGCAATGCCCGTGCTGGTGATTGGCCTGGATGCTGCATGGCGCGCGCGGATGCAGCGCCTGCTTGCGATGCGGGGTGAACTCGACTGGCTGGGCGCGTTCGCGCCCGCCGAAAAGCGCGTCGAGCGCCCTGGCACGCCTGCGTTGCTGTTGCTCGACGGTGACGACCCCGGTGTCGAACGCGAGCGCCGCAAGCCCCAATTGCCTGCCCCGCGTCGTCTGTATTTCTATCGCCATCCCAACGTCGCGGCGCTCCAGCACTGCGTCGAAAGCCAGGGCCATGCCTGCCTGGACAAGCACGATTCGCCCGACACCGTGATGCGCGCGATCCGCGCTGCCGAGTCCGGCCTGTTCGTGGTGGCGCCGGACCTCCTGCTGGATGCCTTGCATGAGGGCACCGACGTGCCCGCGCCCTCGCCGCTGCCCGAACCGCCCTTGCACGGCGCGACGGACCACCACGGCAACTGGTCCGCGCTCACCGAACGCCAGCGTGAAATCGTGCGTTGGGCCGCACGCGGGATGAGCAACAAACAGATCGCGCGCCAGCTCGGCATCAGCCCCGAGACCGTGAAGACCCACCTGCATCATGTGTTCGAACGCGAAGGCGTCCACGGACGCATGGCGCTGCTCGCCGCGCACCTGGGCGACACCAAGGCGCAGTAG
- the yihA gene encoding ribosome biogenesis GTP-binding protein YihA/YsxC — protein sequence MSNPFARARYALSAHNFRQLPPDAGAEVAFAGRSNAGKSSALNALTQQNALARVSKTPGRTQQLVFFEVAPLKHLVDLPGYGYAKVPQDLQAHWQQFLDGYFSTREALQGLVVIMDIRHPLKDYDRQMLGYAVNRGIPAHAVLTKADKLGRGAGGNTLQAVRMELSRIWGDSVSVQTFSAESKQGVDELRAVAARWLGL from the coding sequence ATGTCCAATCCGTTTGCCCGCGCCCGCTACGCGCTTTCGGCGCACAACTTCCGTCAGCTGCCGCCCGATGCCGGTGCCGAGGTCGCGTTCGCCGGCCGCTCCAACGCCGGCAAGTCCAGCGCACTCAATGCCCTGACCCAGCAGAACGCGCTCGCCCGCGTGTCGAAGACGCCGGGCCGTACCCAGCAGCTCGTCTTTTTCGAAGTGGCCCCGCTCAAGCACCTGGTCGACCTGCCGGGCTACGGCTACGCCAAGGTGCCGCAGGACCTGCAGGCGCACTGGCAGCAGTTCCTCGACGGCTACTTCTCCACGCGCGAGGCGCTGCAGGGCCTGGTGGTCATCATGGACATCCGCCACCCGCTGAAGGACTACGACCGGCAGATGCTGGGCTACGCGGTGAACCGCGGTATCCCCGCGCATGCCGTGTTGACCAAGGCCGACAAGCTGGGGCGCGGCGCAGGCGGCAACACGCTGCAGGCCGTGCGCATGGAGCTCTCGCGCATCTGGGGCGACTCGGTCTCGGTGCAGACCTTCTCGGCCGAGTCCAAGCAAGGCGTGGACGAATTGCGCGCGGTCGCCGCGCGCTGGCTCGGCCTGTAA
- a CDS encoding c-type cytochrome, translated as MRHARVLRYVGLTAALAVGAAAFAQSTVTPVAPEAPVETKPLVEAKPVWGDAKKGATKAGTCAACHGLDGNPSDAQYPRLAGMPERYIAHQLELIKGGQRTGGMAAVMKPFADALSAQDMRDLGAYFATQKAGAGVADDTAIADGPNKGMKFYEVGERLYHQGDYARGIPACMACHGPSGAGNPGPAFPALAGQQSAYVQRRLEEYRTGTTTQTDPHLFNIMAKVAQPLTDEEIRSLASYVQGLHHRADEATQ; from the coding sequence ATGCGCCACGCACGCGTCCTGCGCTATGTCGGCCTGACCGCGGCCCTCGCCGTCGGCGCCGCCGCTTTCGCCCAGTCCACGGTGACCCCGGTTGCCCCGGAGGCTCCGGTGGAAACCAAGCCGCTGGTGGAAGCCAAGCCGGTGTGGGGCGATGCGAAGAAGGGCGCGACCAAGGCCGGCACCTGCGCGGCCTGCCACGGCCTGGACGGCAACCCGAGCGACGCGCAGTACCCGCGCCTGGCCGGCATGCCGGAGCGCTACATCGCGCACCAGCTCGAGCTGATCAAGGGTGGCCAGCGCACCGGCGGCATGGCCGCGGTGATGAAGCCTTTCGCCGACGCCCTGAGCGCGCAGGACATGCGCGACCTCGGCGCCTATTTCGCGACGCAGAAGGCGGGCGCCGGCGTGGCCGACGACACCGCGATCGCCGATGGCCCCAACAAGGGCATGAAGTTCTACGAAGTCGGTGAGCGCCTGTACCACCAGGGCGACTACGCCCGCGGCATCCCGGCGTGCATGGCGTGCCACGGCCCGTCGGGCGCCGGCAACCCGGGTCCGGCGTTCCCGGCCCTCGCCGGCCAGCAGTCGGCCTACGTGCAGCGTCGCCTCGAGGAATACCGCACGGGCACGACCACGCAGACCGATCCGCACCTGTTCAACATCATGGCCAAGGTCGCGCAGCCGCTGACGGACGAAGAGATCCGTTCGCTCGCCAGCTACGTCCAGGGCCTGCACCATCGCGCCGACGAAGCCACGCAGTAA
- a CDS encoding DUF1761 domain-containing protein, with amino-acid sequence MHEHLNWFAIVAAAVSAFVLGGLWYGPLFKHAWCREAGMDPDAKPKGHPAKTFGIAFLAALIAAYGFAWFVGPAPDVHRSIHMGLFVGAMFVAMSFAINYAFAQRSLKLWLIDAGYHTLQFGLYGLILGLWH; translated from the coding sequence ATGCATGAACATTTGAACTGGTTCGCGATCGTCGCCGCTGCCGTGTCCGCCTTCGTATTGGGCGGCCTCTGGTACGGCCCCTTGTTCAAGCATGCATGGTGTCGCGAAGCGGGCATGGACCCGGATGCGAAGCCGAAGGGTCATCCGGCGAAGACCTTCGGCATCGCCTTCCTCGCGGCGTTGATCGCGGCCTACGGATTCGCATGGTTCGTCGGACCGGCGCCGGACGTGCACCGCTCGATCCACATGGGCCTGTTCGTCGGCGCGATGTTCGTGGCGATGAGCTTCGCCATCAACTACGCCTTCGCCCAGCGCAGCCTCAAGCTGTGGCTGATCGATGCGGGCTACCACACGCTGCAGTTCGGGTTGTACGGCCTGATCCTGGGGCTGTGGCACTGA
- a CDS encoding amidohydrolase family protein: MTRALVAACALALSGSVFAQDVLIRHAKVHTATAKGTLDNADVLVRNGRISAVGTGLAAGNATVVEANGRELTPAFFGGITDIGLEEVSGEQTTVDSAQSLGAGTHEMTVRPEFDVTLAFNPASVLIPVARVEGLGWTMLSAGPTEGGSIIGGQGGVVRLDGSMEPVGPRALFVSIGSGAASMTGNSRAAQWMVLDQLVDEARGRIAPDSKFALLTPAGRKSFAQFLDRRGLMVFNVNRASDIVQLLRWSKRQNVRVAVAGGAEAWEVADQLAAAKVPVFVDTLADLPQDFDQIGATLDNAARLRTAGVPVAILGAGSHHARKVRQMAGIAVANGLPWEDGLASLTRVPAEAFGVANDFGTIAPGQRADLVLWDGDPLDVTSLAQQVWLGGQAVPMRSRQTELRDRYMHAPNGLPRAYPAGSE, translated from the coding sequence ATGACCAGGGCGCTCGTCGCCGCATGTGCGCTCGCGCTGTCGGGTTCAGTGTTTGCGCAGGACGTGCTGATCCGTCACGCGAAGGTGCATACCGCGACCGCGAAGGGCACGCTCGACAACGCCGACGTACTCGTGCGCAACGGCCGCATCAGCGCGGTCGGCACGGGCCTGGCTGCAGGCAATGCCACGGTCGTGGAAGCCAACGGACGCGAGCTCACGCCGGCGTTCTTCGGCGGCATCACCGACATCGGGCTGGAAGAAGTGTCGGGTGAACAGACGACGGTCGACAGCGCGCAGTCGCTCGGCGCCGGCACGCACGAGATGACGGTGCGTCCTGAGTTCGACGTCACCCTCGCCTTCAATCCCGCGTCCGTGCTGATTCCCGTGGCGCGCGTGGAAGGCCTGGGTTGGACGATGCTGTCCGCAGGTCCCACCGAAGGCGGTTCGATCATCGGCGGCCAGGGCGGCGTGGTGCGACTGGACGGCAGCATGGAGCCGGTGGGGCCGCGCGCCTTGTTCGTGTCGATCGGTTCGGGCGCCGCGTCGATGACCGGCAATTCGCGCGCGGCGCAGTGGATGGTGCTCGACCAGCTCGTCGACGAAGCGCGCGGCCGCATCGCGCCGGATTCGAAGTTCGCGCTGCTCACGCCCGCCGGGCGCAAGTCCTTCGCGCAGTTCCTGGATCGCCGCGGGCTGATGGTGTTCAACGTCAACCGCGCCTCCGACATCGTGCAGTTGCTGCGCTGGAGCAAGCGCCAGAACGTGCGCGTGGCCGTGGCGGGTGGCGCCGAAGCGTGGGAAGTCGCCGACCAGCTCGCTGCGGCGAAGGTGCCCGTGTTCGTCGACACGCTGGCCGACCTGCCGCAGGACTTCGACCAGATCGGCGCCACGCTCGATAACGCCGCGCGCTTGCGCACGGCGGGCGTGCCGGTGGCGATCCTGGGTGCGGGCTCGCACCACGCGCGCAAGGTGCGGCAGATGGCGGGCATCGCGGTGGCGAACGGGTTGCCGTGGGAAGACGGCCTGGCCTCGCTGACGCGCGTGCCGGCGGAAGCCTTCGGCGTCGCCAATGATTTCGGCACGATCGCCCCGGGCCAGCGCGCCGACCTCGTGCTGTGGGACGGCGATCCGCTCGATGTCACCTCGCTCGCGCAACAAGTGTGGCTGGGCGGGCAGGCGGTGCCGATGCGTTCGCGCCAGACCGAACTGCGCGACCGCTACATGCACGCGCCGAATGGGTTGCCGCGCGCGTATCCTGCGGGCTCCGAGTAA
- a CDS encoding glutamate--cysteine ligase yields MSSLSNVAELPVTDRRELVDYLASGARPRADWRIGTEHEKFGFRNDDLRPPTFDGERGIEALLEGLVRFGWTPVQEHGRTIALTRDGASVTLEPAGQLELSGAPLESIHDTCRETNGHLAEVKTVANELGLGFIGMGFQPKWRRDEMPWMPKGRYKIMRAYMPKRGDLGLDMMTRTCTVQVNLDFASEADMVKKFRVSLAMQPIATALFADSPFTEGKPNGFLSYRSHIWTDTDPDRTGMLDFVFEDGFGFERYTDYLLDVPMYFAYRNGEYLDASGKSFRKFMDGKLDVLPGTLPTLRDWSDHMTTAFPEVRLKKYLEMRGADSGPWNRICALPAFWVGLLYDDASLDAAWDLVKDFSREERHALRDGVPRHALKLPARLGNTKATVRELAIEALKISSAGLQRRARRNRSGSDESVFLDPLIESAEANQTPAERKLALYEGPWAGDIDRVFAEFAY; encoded by the coding sequence ATGTCGAGCCTGAGCAACGTCGCCGAACTACCGGTCACCGACCGCCGCGAACTGGTCGATTACCTCGCGAGTGGCGCCCGCCCGCGCGCCGACTGGCGCATCGGCACCGAGCACGAGAAGTTCGGCTTCCGCAACGACGACCTGCGCCCGCCCACCTTCGACGGTGAGCGCGGCATCGAAGCGCTGCTCGAAGGTCTGGTCCGCTTCGGCTGGACGCCCGTGCAGGAGCACGGCCGCACCATCGCCCTGACCCGCGACGGCGCGAGCGTGACGCTCGAACCCGCCGGCCAGCTCGAACTCTCCGGCGCACCGCTGGAATCGATCCACGACACCTGCCGCGAAACCAACGGCCACCTCGCCGAGGTGAAGACGGTCGCGAACGAACTCGGCCTGGGCTTCATCGGCATGGGCTTCCAGCCCAAGTGGCGCCGCGACGAAATGCCGTGGATGCCGAAGGGTCGCTACAAGATCATGCGCGCCTACATGCCCAAGCGCGGCGACCTGGGCCTGGACATGATGACGCGCACCTGCACGGTGCAGGTCAACCTGGACTTCGCCAGCGAAGCAGACATGGTGAAGAAGTTCCGCGTGTCGCTCGCAATGCAGCCGATCGCGACCGCGCTGTTCGCCGACTCGCCGTTCACCGAAGGCAAGCCCAACGGATTCCTGTCGTATCGCTCGCACATCTGGACCGACACCGATCCGGATCGCACGGGCATGCTCGACTTCGTGTTCGAAGACGGCTTCGGCTTCGAGCGCTACACCGATTACCTGCTCGACGTCCCGATGTACTTCGCCTACCGCAACGGCGAATACCTCGATGCCTCGGGCAAGTCCTTCCGCAAGTTCATGGACGGCAAGCTCGACGTGCTGCCCGGCACGCTGCCGACGCTGCGTGATTGGTCCGACCACATGACCACCGCGTTCCCGGAAGTGCGCCTGAAGAAGTACCTGGAGATGCGCGGAGCGGATTCCGGTCCGTGGAATCGCATCTGCGCGTTGCCCGCGTTCTGGGTCGGCCTGTTGTACGACGATGCATCGCTGGATGCGGCCTGGGACCTGGTGAAGGACTTCTCGCGCGAAGAGCGCCACGCCCTGCGCGACGGCGTGCCGCGCCACGCGCTCAAGCTGCCGGCACGCCTGGGCAACACGAAGGCCACGGTGCGAGAGCTCGCGATCGAAGCGCTGAAGATTTCGTCCGCCGGCCTGCAGCGCCGCGCGCGACGCAACCGCAGCGGTTCGGACGAAAGCGTGTTCCTCGATCCGCTGATCGAATCGGCCGAAGCCAACCAGACGCCGGCCGAGCGCAAGCTCGCGCTCTACGAAGGCCCGTGGGCCGGCGACATCGATCGCGTGTTCGCGGAGTTCGCGTACTAA
- a CDS encoding adenine nucleotide alpha hydrolase translates to MERFERAVLLSWSGGKDAAYALYDLRRRGEFDVVGLVTTVTSGYERIAMHGIRRDLLAAQAQATGLPVIEAVIPPQCDNATYEAAFEQALAQARERWPGLTNIAFGDLFLADVRAWREALCARLGWTPVFPLFGSDTTVLAREMIDSGLQASLCCVDTEQLDASFSGRAFDAALLADLPASCDPCGENGEFHTLVHAGPMFSHPIAIERGGSVLRDGRFAYTDFRAVA, encoded by the coding sequence ATGGAACGATTCGAACGCGCCGTCCTCCTCAGCTGGAGCGGCGGGAAAGACGCCGCCTACGCCCTGTACGACCTGCGCCGGCGCGGCGAGTTCGATGTCGTGGGACTGGTGACGACGGTGACGTCCGGTTACGAGCGCATCGCGATGCACGGCATTCGCCGCGACCTGCTGGCGGCGCAGGCGCAAGCGACCGGACTGCCGGTGATCGAGGCCGTGATTCCGCCGCAGTGCGACAACGCGACGTACGAGGCCGCGTTCGAACAGGCGCTGGCCCAGGCGCGCGAACGCTGGCCCGGCCTCACGAACATCGCATTCGGCGACCTGTTCCTCGCCGATGTGCGCGCCTGGCGCGAAGCCCTGTGCGCGCGCCTGGGATGGACGCCGGTGTTCCCCTTGTTCGGCAGCGACACCACCGTGCTAGCCCGCGAGATGATCGACAGCGGGCTGCAGGCGTCGTTGTGCTGCGTCGACACGGAGCAACTCGACGCGAGCTTCAGCGGCCGTGCGTTCGATGCCGCGTTGCTCGCGGATTTGCCCGCAAGTTGCGACCCCTGCGGTGAGAACGGCGAGTTCCACACGCTCGTGCACGCCGGCCCGATGTTCTCGCATCCGATCGCCATCGAACGCGGCGGGTCGGTGTTGCGCGACGGGCGCTTCGCTTACACGGACTTCAGGGCCGTGGCGTGA
- a CDS encoding DegV family protein — protein sequence MRIGLVVDSACDLPDDYLRRNGFTILPITVRIGDEIREDQRDEKVALDFLRTHIAEQGAGAETMPFSVEQITDLFLKRLVIDYDYVFCMTITRTRSPIYDNALQASYAILNEYRGPRSSAGHDTPFALRVIDTQTLFAAQGITAVEAVRLIAAGEGAPKIRARLENLALHTYGFMIPRDLYYLRARARTKGDRSVGLVSAALGSALDIKPVLRGYRGATEPVGKIKGFDNAVQRLFAHTAQRVRKGLMTPTVCLSYGGELDEMRALPGYEDLRVTCQSYNVELYESVMSLTGMVNVGKGALVVGFASEPHAFEG from the coding sequence ATGCGGATTGGCTTGGTGGTGGATTCGGCGTGCGACCTGCCCGACGATTACCTGCGACGCAACGGCTTCACGATCCTCCCCATCACGGTCCGCATCGGCGACGAAATCCGCGAGGACCAGCGCGACGAAAAGGTCGCCCTCGACTTCCTCCGAACGCACATCGCCGAACAGGGCGCGGGCGCGGAAACCATGCCCTTCAGCGTGGAGCAGATCACCGACCTGTTCCTCAAGCGCCTGGTGATCGACTACGACTACGTGTTCTGCATGACGATCACGCGGACGCGCAGCCCGATCTATGACAACGCGCTGCAGGCCAGCTACGCGATCCTCAACGAATACCGCGGGCCGCGTTCGTCGGCGGGGCATGACACGCCCTTCGCCTTGCGCGTGATCGACACGCAGACGCTGTTCGCCGCGCAGGGCATCACTGCCGTCGAAGCGGTGCGCCTGATCGCCGCGGGCGAAGGCGCACCGAAGATCCGCGCGCGCCTGGAAAACCTCGCGCTGCACACCTACGGCTTCATGATCCCGCGCGACCTGTATTACCTGCGCGCCCGTGCGCGCACCAAGGGCGATCGCAGCGTGGGGCTGGTGAGTGCGGCGCTGGGCTCGGCGCTGGACATCAAACCGGTGCTGCGCGGGTATCGCGGCGCGACCGAGCCGGTCGGCAAGATCAAGGGTTTCGACAATGCGGTGCAGCGCCTGTTCGCGCATACCGCCCAGCGCGTGCGCAAGGGCCTGATGACGCCCACCGTGTGCCTGAGCTATGGCGGCGAGCTCGACGAAATGCGCGCCCTGCCCGGTTACGAGGACCTGCGCGTGACGTGCCAGAGCTACAACGTGGAGCTCTACGAGAGCGTGATGAGCCTGACGGGCATGGTCAACGTCGGCAAGGGCGCACTCGTGGTGGGCTTCGCGTCGGAGCCGCACGCGTTCGAAGGCTGA